Proteins encoded together in one Penicillium digitatum chromosome 1, complete sequence window:
- a CDS encoding Myo-inositol-1-phosphate synthase, with amino-acid sequence MQEHRRDRPVTAVSARTLRIDARILTRGTTRSTADAHPTVEEYRTAHPLSVKATLSHTTIHSPIHPAVNAMAPHASLDAANGALNGSVRQESSLFTVQSPNVVYTDDEIKSKYAYQTTEITRTADNKLVATPKTTNYNFKVNRKVGKVGMMLVGWGGNNGSTVTAGILANRRKLSWETRDGQQTSNYYGSIVMSSTVKLGSDSKTGEDINIPFHDLLPMVHPNDLIIGGWDISSLNLAESMDRAQVLEPTLKNQVRKEMAEMKPLPSIYYPDFIAANQEDRADNVIKGDKACWAHVEHIQKDIRDFKAQNGLDKVIIMWTANTERYADIIPGVNDTAENLVNSIKAGHLEVAPSTVFAVAAILEDTPFINGSPQNTFVPGALQLAEQRRAFIGGDDFKSGQTKMKSALVDFLINAGIKLTSIASYNHLGNNDGKNLSSQKQFRSKEISKSNVVDDMVAANHILYEKDEHPDHTVVIKYMPAVGDNKRALDEYYAEIFMGGHQTISLFNICEDSLLASPLIIDLVVLAEMMTRISWQSDSDGDEYKGFHSVLSILSYMLKAPLTPPGTPVVNALGKQRSALINIFRACVGLQPESEMTLEHKLF; translated from the exons ATGCAGGAACACCGAAGAGACAGACCTGTCACTGCAGTCTCGGCTCGAACATTGAGAATCGACG CTCGAA TCTTAACTC GCGGCACCACCCGTTCAACGGCCGACGCTCATCCAACCGTGGAGGAGTATCGGACTGCGCACCCTTTGTCCGTTAAAGCTACGCTATCACACACTACCATTCATTCGCCTATTCATCCCGCTGTGAACGCAATGGCTCCTCACGCTAGCTTGGATGCTGCCAATGGCGCGCTGAACGGGTCAGTTCGCCAAGAATCTTCCTTGTTTACTGTCCAGTCTCCCAATGTCGTCTATACCGATGACGAAATCAAGTCGAAGTACGCCTATCAGACTACTGAGATCACCCGCACCGCGGACAACAAGCTGGTTGCTACTCCCAAGACCACCAACTACAATTTCAAGGTCAATCGCAAGGTTGGCAAGGTCGGTATGATGCTAGTCGGTTGGGGTGGAAACAACGGTTCCACCGTGACTGCTGGTATTTTGGCCAACCGTCGTAAGCTCTCCTGGGAGACCCGCGATGGCCAGCAGACCTCCAACTACTACGGTTCTATCGTCATGAGCTCCACTGTCAAGTTGGGCTCTGATTCTAAGACCGGCGAGGATATCAACATCCCCTTCCACGATCTGCTCCCCATGGTCCACCCTAACGATCTGATCATTGGCGGTTGGGATATCAGCAGCCTGAACCTCGCCGAGTCCATGGACCGTGCTCAAGTGCTGGAGCCCACCCTCAAGAACCAGGTCCGTAAGGAAATGGCCGAGATGAAGCCGCTGCCTAGCATCTACTACCCTGACTTTATCGCTGCCAACCAGGAGGACCGTGCCGATAATGTCATCAAGGGCGACAAAGCTTGCTGGGCCCACGTCGAGCATATTCAGAAGGATATTCGCGACTTCAAGGCTCAGAACGGCTTGGACAAGGTGATTATCATGTGGACTGCCAACACTGAGCGGTACGCGGACATCATCCCTGGTGTCAACGACACTGCTGAGAACCTGGTCAACTCGATCAAGGCCGGTCACCTGGAGGTTGCTCCTTCCACCGTGTTCGCTGTGGCCGCTATCCTCGAGGACACCCCGTTCATTAACGGCTCGCCACAGAACACCTTTGTCCCCGGCGCCCTTCAGTTGGCTGAGCAGCGTCGTGCTTTCATTGGCGGTGATGACTTCAAGTCCGGCCAGACTAAGATGAAGTCGGCTCTCGTTGACTTCCTGATCAATGCCGGTATCAAGCTCACCTCGATTGCCAGCTACAACCACCTGGGCAACAACGACGGCAAGAACCTGAGCTCCCAGAAGCAGTTCCGCTCTAAGGAGATCTCCAAGTCCAACGTTGTGGACGACATGGTCGCTGCCAACCACATTCTTTATGAAAAGGATGAGCACCCCGACCACACTGTCGTCATCAAGTACATGCCTGCTGTTGGTGACAACAAGCGTGCTCTTGATGAGTACTACGCCGAGATCTTCATGGGTGGTCACCAGACCATCAGCTTGTTCAATATCTGTGAGGACTCGCTTCTGGCCTCACCCCTGATCATCGACCTGGTTGTACTTGCCGAGATGATGACCCGTATCAGCTGGCAGTCTGACAGCGACGGTGACGAATACAAGGGCTTCCACAGCGTTCTGAGCATTCTTAGCTACATGCTCAAGGCTCCCCTGACCCCTCCGGGCACCCCAGTCGTCAACGCCCTGGGCAAGCAGCGCTCCGCTCTTATCAACATCTTCCGTGCCTGCGTCGGCCTCCAACCTGAGTCGGAGATGACTCTTGAGCACAAGCTGTTCTAG
- a CDS encoding Zn(2)-C6 fungal-type DNA-binding domain produces the protein MPGAKNPQCCDPCRVLHHKCDGILPQCSRCIRTGRECTRGQRETKFRQAKGRMTRTKFPSNQVWLQPPSRVDFVLESGSGHVDNSTQAATGVLSPAGSLHSLESNPMPERLSPGSSYPTPLPQYGFATHQVHTNSSAVSPTLPVGGTPERSNQRPWPLRDPKEARLLQHFVEKVAPFFDCTDGQRHFAIHIPNRARRCETLFNAILAMSARHLNRTTNFDPFESDRYYQACLEKLIPALDDHGVTMDDDLLAATVILRLLEEFDVPLAGSDLRGHSFGTKAFIRSPSLMTTTPSLRQAVYWSGLRQEIYNSLSLHQTPDNELISLDLNSRFNSLGPDAGDCAWANQAITHCAHVLVFCFGDGPRSAIVHAELKAHNQQWNENRPDSFDPYFVGEDGEVGTKFPDIRYGCPWHAIGNQYIDLAQILLSVHDPTLPTVGPLRRRLIQEADNQVRSGVWKVCGASLSNASVPPAMVVGCMAIHLCGDRFTDPHEQGHLIQVLIQTDRLHGWPTHALQRQLQETWGMR, from the exons ATGCCCGGTGCGAAAAACCCCCAGTGCTG TGATCCATGCCGTGTACTTCATCACAAGT GCGACGGCATTTTGCCACAATGCAGCCGATGTATCCGCACAGGTCGCGAATGCACTCGAGGTCAAAGGGAAACCAAATTCCGACAGGCAAAGGGTCGGATGACGCGTACCAAGTTTCCTAGCAACCAAGTTTGGCTCCAACCACCATCTAGAG TTGACTTTGTGCTCGAAAGTGGAAGCGGTCACGTGGACAACTCGACTCAGGCGGCAACCGGGGTGCTTTCACCTGCCGGGAGTTTGCATAGTCTTGAGTCTAATCCTATGCCGGAAAGGCTGTCTCCCGGGTCCTCATATCCAACCCCTTTGCCGCAATATGGATTCGCAACCCATCAAGTACACACGAATAGTAGTGCTGTTTCGCCAACACTCCCGGTGGGGGGTACACCTGAACGTTCAAATCAGCGGCCATGGCCTTTGAGAGACCCCAAGGAGGCGCGTTTATTGCAGCATTTTGTGGAAAAAGTTGCACCCTTC TTCGATTGCACGGATGGCCAGCGGCATTTTGCCATCCATATCCCTAATCGGGCCCGCCGTTGTGAGACATTATTCAATGCAATACTGGCAATGTCAGCCCGTCATTTGAATCGCACAACAAATTTCGACCCTTTTGAGTCAGACCGCTATTACCAAGCATGTCTAGAAAAGTTGATCCCCGCGCTGGATGACCACGGCGTGACGATGGATGATGATTTGCTGGCTGCGACTGTAATTCTACGCTTGCTGGAAGAGTTTGATG TCCCACTCGCTGGGTCCGATCTTCGAGGCCACTCCTTCGGGACAAAGGCTTTCATACGGTCTCCATCATTGATGACCACAACCCCAAGTCTACGACAGGCCGTCTATTGGAGTGGCCTACGCCAGGAGATTTACAATTCCCTTAGCCTTCACCAAACCCCCGACAATGAGCTCATATCCCTGGACTTGAATTCCCGCTTTAACTCTTTAGGCCCTGATGCAGGCGATTGCGCATGGGCGAATCAAGCAATCACTCACTGTGCCCACGTTTTagttttttgttttggggACGGGCCTCGCTCGGCGATTGTGCATGCGGAACTAAAGGCACATAATCAGCAATGGAATGAGAATCGGCCGGACTCTTTCGATCCATATTTTGTGGGTGAGGACGGGGAGGTGGGAACCAAGTTCCCCGACATTCGTTACGGGTGTCCCTGGCATG CAATCGGCAATCAATATATTGATCTTGCGCAGATTCTGCTTTCTGTGCATGACCCAACTCTGCCTACAGTTGGACCTCTGCGCCGGCGTCTGATTCAGGAGGCTGAT AATCAGGTCCGCAGCGGGGTTTGGAAAGTGTGTGGCGCGTCCTTGTCTAATGCCTCGGTGCCCCCAGCCATGGTTGTCGGCTGCATGGCCATCCATCTCT GCGGCGATCGCTTCACGGACCCACATGAACAGGGCCATCTGATCCAGGTCCTTATCCAAACCGATAGACTCCATGGCTGGCCAACTCATGCGCTCCAGCGACAGCTTCAGGAGACGTGGGGCATGCGTTGA
- a CDS encoding Zinc finger, LIM-type, whose protein sequence is MGDHTCSRNDFAPVAPIPSPPPSAGFDSDRFAEAKVSRGPPLAIDPSAANRAFLQPNVPTPVSSVHMSSPLPANPAPASTVVRPSTHSLTDDSVFSFPMPGNRSPTEFRRRDKRWL, encoded by the exons ATGGGGGATCACACTTGCAGTCGGAATGATTTCG CCCCGGTTGCACCTATCCCATCACCGCCTCCATCGGCAGGATTCGATTCGGACCGATTCGCAGAGGCCAAGGTTAGCCGGGGCCCTCCCCTGGCCATAGACCCCTCCGCTGCAA ATCGAGCATTCTTACAGCCAAATGTGCCGACACCGGTTAGCAGTGTGCATATGTCATCACCTCTCCCTGCCAATCCGGCACCTGCATCTACGGTGGTGCGCCCGTCCACGCACAGTCTGACCGATGATTCGGTTTTTTCGTTCCCCATGCCAGGAAATAGGTCACCGACTGAA TTTCGTCGTCGGGACAAGCGGTGGCTTTGA
- a CDS encoding Paxillin-like protein: protein MDDTPPVPPAPLRTSKKNSVHRDSDVSVVPSPISKEEASGFDFGILRGQSPTSGPQALPEEPSSAQFQDQTQYVAFNPVHLHPVTEETEPGSDAPRKSSNASMTSVFSVTSFARALGLDDQMNSSESSGSDSSYSDARSGSSMSSLPSVASFNRYKPTDPLNLKHLAHTRQTVLEIPGHIRSSVEGVPHMPAALFSPDSPTDPSINRGGKSVSSSDGRLTGRYHRGCFVCFECHSPFQTADFYVLNNRPFCAQHYHERNGSLCAGCNTGIEGHYLETVERNPARPDRRRFHTHCLQCRTCHVLLKGDYFEWNGEVFCERDARRAAAASHPPPPGPPGRRRPNLPPSPLAQSGQFSPGPYPMPGGRLGPAHGPGLHPGSRFPTGGGGRFPERRTTRLMMI from the exons ATGGACGACACACCGCCAGTCCCACCGGCACCTCTCCGCACTTCCAAGAAGAATTCTGTCCACCGTGATTCCGATGTTTCGGTGGTTCCATCCCCGATTAGCAAGGAGGAAGCCAGTGGATTCGACTTTGGTATTCTCAGAGGCCAAAGCCCGACTTCCGGACCACAAGCTCTCCCCGAAGAACCTTCGTCGGCCCAATTCCAAGATCAAACACAATACGTCGCTTTTAATCCCGTACACCTCCACCCTGTGACAGAGGAAACAGAGCCTGGTAGCGATGCGCCAAGGAAAAGCTCCAACGCAAGCATGACGAGTGTATTTTCCGTCACCAGCTTCGCCCGGGCTCTCGGTCTGGATGACCAAATGAATAGCTCTGAAAGCTCTGGCTCTGATTCATCATATTCTGATGCTCGCAGCGGTAGTTCAATGTCTAGTCTTCCTTCCGTTGCTAGCTTCAATCGATACAAACCCACCGATCCGCTCAATCTAAAACATCTCGCCCATACTCGACAGACGGTTTTAGAAATACCCGGTCATATACGGAGCTCCGTGGAGGGTGTCCCTCACATGCCAGCTGCGTTATTCAGCCCTGACTCACCCACCGACCCTTCAATCAACCGAGGTG GAAAATCGGTGTCATCCTCGGACGGCCGTCTCACAGGTCGATACCACCGTGGTTGTTTCGTTTGCTTTGAGTGCCACTCTCCCTTCCAAACAGCCGATTTCTACGTTCTCAACAACAGACCCTTCTGCGCCCAACACTACCACGAGCGCAACGGGTCCCTTTGCGCCGGCTGCAACACCGGCATCGAGGGTCACTACTTGGAAACCGTCGAGCGGAACCCTGCACGGCCAGATCGCCGTCGATTCCACACCCACTGCTTGCAATGTCGTACATGTCATGTCCTTCTCAAGGGCGACTACTTCGAGTGGAATGGTGAAGTCTTTTGCGAAAGAGATGCGCGCCGAGCCGCTGCTGCCTCCCACCCACCACCTCCTGGTCCTCCTGGTCGTCGCCGGCCCAACCTACCCCCGTCTCCCCTCGCCCAGTCCGGCCAATTCTCTCCCGGTCCGTACCCTATGCCTGGTGGAAGACTTGGACCAGCGCATGGACCTGGACTCCACCCTGGTTCCCGATTCCCCACTGGAGGTGGAGGGCGGTTCCCCGAACGACGGACTACTAGGCTTATGATGATTTGA
- a CDS encoding Glycerophosphoryl diester phosphodiesterase, giving the protein MDDTSPISPEEHFQEIPAHFHHSAVAHASPRLPQAIAHRGFKGQYPENTLLSIDGAIRAGAQALELDLHISRDGIVVLSHDASLMRCYGIKKKVIDCDWEYLKTLRTLQAPHEPMPRLIDVLEYLSQPGRENFWILLDIKLTNEPFDIMQRIAKTIESVPKPTDAPDWHRRIVLGCWSARYLPARAKHLPRYAVTLICVDLSYARQFLQVPLISFNVNQMILMGPLGRGFLDEARAARRQVYVWTVNAPNLMRWCIRHGIDGVISDEPGRFRQVCEGWEKEHTGVLGAPNPELDRIPLRQRIQIIAVALYVICFGWILKRMYLTPVERLEFEKHKSK; this is encoded by the exons ATGGACGACACATCACCAATATCTCCGGAAGAGCATTTCCAAGAAATTCCAG CTCATTTCCACCACTCCGCGGTTGCCCACGCCTCCCCGCGTTTACCCCAAGCCATCGCCCACCGAGGCTTCAAAGGCCAATATCCCGAGAATACTCTATTATCAATCGATGGTGCAATCCGGGCTGGAGCTCAAGCCCTCGAGCTCGATCTCCATATCTCCCGTGATGGGATCGTGGTGTTGTCACAT GATGCAAGCCTCATGCGCTGCTACGGTATCAAGAAAAAGGTCATCGACTGCGACTGGGAGTATTTAAAAACTCTGCGAACCTTACAAGCCCCCCACGAACCAATGCCCCGGTTGATCGATGTGCTGGAATACTTAAGCCAACCGGGTCGGGAGAATTTCTGGATCTTGCTAGACATAAAG CTCACAAATGAACCCTTCGATATAATGCAACGAATTGCCAAAACCATCGAGTCAGTCCCCAAACCCACGGACGCGCCCGACTGGCACCGCCGAATAGTTCTCGGCTGCTGGTCTGCACGATACCTACCCGCACGAGCAAAGCACTTGCCACGGTACGCAGTTACGCTCATCTGCGTTGACTTGAGCTATGCGCGCCAGTTCCTCCAAGTACCCCTAATCTCGTTCAACGTCAACCAGATGATCTTGATGGGCCCGCTCGGGCGAGGGTTTTTAGACGAGGCGCGCGCAGCCCGACGTCAAGTGTATGTTTGGACGGTGAATGCGCCGAATCTAATGCGATGGTGCATCCGGCACGGGATCGACGGAGTTATCTCCGATGAGCCCGGTCGGTTCCGGCAGGTCTGTGAGGGGTGGGAGAAGGAACATACGGGTGTTTTGGGTGCCCCGAATCCCGAATTAGATCGGATCCCTTTGCGACAACGGATTCAGATCATCGCGGTGGCGCTTTATGTGATTTGCTTTGGTTGGATCTTGAAACGGATGTATCTTACCCCGGTTGAGCGACTCGAGTTTGAGAAACACAAGTCGAAATAG
- a CDS encoding Alcohol dehydrogenase superfamily, zinc-containing, whose protein sequence is MAVKQWVSSLKGIDGLSQTEAPMPAIGPSEVLVEIHAVSLNYRDVEVTNGEYKHHKTAEQDTMIVPCSDMCGVVTQVGPDVTKWTVGDRVLSTFLPDHQTGQVTEKELAKSLGLPQDGVLATHRMFPDYGLVKAPSFMSDEEAATLPIASVTAWMSINGMRPIGQSGGQDEYVLLQGTGGVAIAGLQIAKAAGAKVIITSSSDVKLDQAKKLGADFTINYHTNPNWEAEVMKITDNRGVDIILEVGGAKTLRKSFDCIAFGGLINCIGYVSGKIDADEDRLNVNLLTLRRTVTLKGIINGPKDRFEEMIRFYEINEIQPVVNRVFSFADSKEAFKFLESGSHFGKVVIKVQ, encoded by the exons ATGGCCGTTAAACAATGGGTCTCGTCCTTAAAGGGTATTGACGGCCTTAGCCAGACCGAAGCTCCAATGCCTGCAATAGGGCCAAGCGAAGTATTGGTGGAGATCCATGCTGTCTCTCTGAACTACCGCGACGTGGAAG TGACTAATGGCGAATATAAACATCACAAAACCGCCGAACAAGATACCATGATTGTGCCCTGCTCAGACATGTGTGGAGTGGTGACACAGGTTGGGCCTGACGTGACCAAGTGGACAGTTGGTGACCGGGTGCTTTCGACTTTTCTGCCCGATCATCAAACCGGCCAGGTGACTGAGAAGGAACTTGCCAAGAGCCTGGGGCTGCCGCAGGATGGTGTCCTTGCAACTCACCGCATGTTCCCTGACTATGGCCTGGTAAAAGCGCCTAGTTTCATGTCAGATGAGGAGGCGGCGACGCTTCCCATTGCTTCAGTCACGGCGTGGATGTCTATCAATGGCATGCGACCGATAGGGCAGAGTGGCGGACAGGACGAATACGTCTTGCTCCAGGGAACTGGTGGCGTGGCTATCGCCGGGCTGCAGATTGCAAAGGCCGCTGGAGCGAAGG TTATCATCACCTCCTCGTCCGATGTCAAATTGGACCAGGCTAAAAAGCTAGGTGCTGATTTTACTATCAACTACCACACAAACCCCAACTGGGAAGCCGAAGTGATGAAAATTACTGATAATCGCGGTGTTGATATCATCTTGGAAGTTGGCGGTGCCAAAACCTTGCGAAAGAGCTTCGATTGCATCGCTTTTGGGGGATTGATCAACTGCATTGGCTATGTCTCAGGCAAAATAGATGCCGATGAGGACCGCCTGAATGTCAATTTATTGACTCTCCGTCGAACTGTGACACTCAAAGGGATTATCAACGGTCCTAAGGATCGGTTTGAAGAGATGATCCGTTTTTATGAGATTAACGAGATTCAGCCGGTAGTCAACCGAGTCTTTTCGTTTGCCGATTCCAAAGAAGCATTCAAATTCCTGGAAAGCGGCAGCCACTTCGGCAAGGTAGTTATCAAGGTTCAATAG
- a CDS encoding Cupin 2, conserved barrel: MASNTSQLSSLRAITRHVTGHNENGKAVIHSSTPAEWESLQEKGMAFNVVYTNQFYPDLNNDADVKTYETLKRSNRLGLVNPGGTVCRIVDFAPNNRAVVHRTQSLDYGVVLEGQIEMILEDSDPVIMNRGGVAVQRATMHGWRNTSETEWARLLFVLQDCNKLTVAGKEMGEDLGIAAGVLKPSGNS; encoded by the coding sequence ATGGCTTCCAATACCAGCCAGCTATCATCTCTGCGAGCCATAACACGGCATGTCACAGGCCACAATGAAAACGGAAAAGCAGTGATCCATTCCTCGACACCGGCTGAATGGGAATCACTCCAGGAAAAAGGGATGGCATTTAACGTTGTTTACACGAACCAATTCTATCCTGATCTCAACAATGACGCGGACGTGAAGACCTACGAGACATTGAAAAGATCGAACCGGTTGGGCCTCGTTAACCCTGGTGGAACCGTTTGCCGCATTGTGGACTTCGCCCCCAACAACCGGGCCGTGGTTCACCGGACGCAGAGTCTTGACTATGGTGTAGTGCTCGAAGGACAAATCGAAATGATCTTGGAAGATAGCGACCCAGTCATCATGAACCGAGGGGGTGTTGCGGTACAACGGGCTACGATGCATGGGTGGCGAAATACTAGCGAGACAGAATGGGCTCGTCTCCTGTTTGTGCTGCAGGATTGCAACAAGTTGACGGTGGCCGGGAAGGAAATGGGAGAAGATCTGGGAATTGCTGCCGGAGTACTCAAGCCGAGTGGAAACAGTTAG
- a CDS encoding catalytic protein has product MRRMYHQGVEQGLGTDAQQATFREYLANLDHSEEAFQRELLNLSTNARFSTMSQSGQTIQLTEPERVADEVRWVLQRIPSVDTTI; this is encoded by the coding sequence ATGAGGCGGATGTACCACCAGGGTGTGGAACAGGGGTTGGGGACTGACGCTCAGCAAGCGACCTTTCGTGAATATCTAGCCAACTTGGACCACAGCGAGGAGGCGTTTCAGCGTGAACTTCTGAATCTGTCGACTAATGCACGCTTCTCCACGATGTCCCAGAGTGGTCAGACCATTCAGCTCACCGAGCCTGAAAGAGTCGCCGATGAAGTTCGTTGGGTCCTACAGCGGATTCCatccgtcgataccaccaTCTGA
- a CDS encoding Alpha/beta hydrolase, putative, producing MLAREFLATRRPEDICGMVLVDAVQERMFTETWPDPSIAAVTAGFDYREVVGLNRDHRLTESEWAELIAEERSPHHERQAARELPQLQISRDVLAKKQQLRPGSGSVARQAA from the coding sequence ATGCTCGCGCGGGAGTTTCTGGCCACGCGCAGGCCAGAAGACATCTGCGGCATGGTGCTTGTGGATGCCGTGCAAGAACGGATGTTCACCGAGACGTGGCCCGATCCCAGCATCGCTGCCGTCACGGCGGGGTTCGACTATAGGGAGGTTGTGGGTCTGAACCGCGATCACCGACTGACCGAGTCCGAGTGGGCGGAGCTGATAGCCGAGGAGCGTAGCCCCCACCACGAGCGCCAGGCCGCCCGGGAGCTACCCCAGTTACAGATCAGCCGCGACGTCCTAGCCAAGAAGCAACAACTCCGCCCGGGGTCGGGATCTGTTGCACGGCAAGCCGCTTAG
- a CDS encoding MFS transporter, putative — protein sequence MSSPARASPDGTAKKPDTLGLVKDSYTLKGYGSVPGVMDEGTRVVDPKAERRLCRKFDFRLLPILAVMYLFNALDKGNLGNAETDGMSKDLNFKPNEYNLLLSIFFIPFVIFAPPFSMLGKKFSPARVLPVLMFSFGSLTMLSSAAYNFSGLFALRWFLGMSEAAFFPLVIYYLTTFYRRGELARRLAVFYAASNIANAFSGLIAFGVFQIEGSPIPNWRYLFIIEGGVTVILATFAFFYLPRSAAEAKFLTEEEKALAFHRIQVDSSAVVNEKFSFREALGIFKHPTTYAFLCIEICLGVPLQGVALFMPQIVGGLGFPTVKTNLYTVAPNVTGAVMLLLLAFSSDWTRLRSPFIVLGFLLTFSGFMIYASIDNVQTDIQVAYFATFMMTWGTSAPSVMLSTWYNNNIAHEGRRVLLTSIGVPLANLMGLVSSNLFRKQDAPKYYPALISVAAFGATGACLTASLALYMWLDNKRRDRSDGVTIRARDIPTERMRDGPASADFRWFL from the exons ATGTCGAGTCCAGCGCGCGCGTCGCCCGATGGGACGGCGAAGAAACCGGACACCTTGGGCCTTGTGAAAGATTCCTATACACTGAAAGGCTATGGATCTGTCCCGGGTGTGATGGACGAGGGGACCCGAGTCGTCGATCCCAAGGCTGAACGTCGTCTCTGTCGGAAGTTTGACTTTCGCCTGCTCCCTATTCTAGCGGTGATGT ATCTATTTAATGCCTTAGACAAGGGAAATCTTGGAAATGCCGAAACTGATGGAATGAGTAAGG ACTTGAACTTCAAGCCAAATGAGTATAATCTCCTGTTATCGATATTTTTCATTCCATTTGTGATCTTTGCACCGCCATTCTCGATGCTTGGAAAGAAATTCAGTCCAGCGCGCGTACTTCCAGTTCTGATGTTCTCATTTGGTTCTTTAACGATGCTCTCCTCCGCCGCCTACAATTTTAGTGGTCTGTTCGCCTTGCGCTGGTTCCTGGGCATGTCCGAGGCTGCATTCTTCCCGCTGGTCATCTACTACTTGACCACATTCTACCGTCGTGGCGAGCTGGCTCGTCGCCTGGCTGTTTTCTACGCTGCGTCGAACATTGCAAACGCCTTCTCTGGACTCATTGCGTTTGGAGTGTTCCAGATCGAGGGGTCTCCGATCCCCAATTGGCGCTACCTCTTCATTATTGAGGGCGGCGTCACTGTTATCTTGGCCACATTTGCGTTCTTTTATCTTCCACGGAGCGCGGCCGAGGCGAAGTTCTTAaccgaggaggagaaggcgCTAGCTTTTCACCGAATTCAGGTCGACTCCAGTGCAGTGGTCAACGAGAAGTTCAGCTTCCGCGAGGCCCTAGGCATCTTCAAACATCCCACGACATACGCCTTCTTGTGCATTGAAATCTGTCTCGGCGTGCCTTTACAGGGTGTGGCGCTCTTCATGCCGCAGATCGTCGGAGGGCTGGGTTTTCCCACCGTCAAAACCAACCTATACACCGTGGCACCAAATGTGACAGGAGCAGTGATGCTGTTGCTACTCGCATTCTCTTCAGATTGGACCAGACTCCGATCGCCATTCATTGTTCTGGGTTTCCTGCTTACGTTCTCCGGGTTCATGATCTATGCATCCATCGACAATGTCCAGACTGACATCCAGGTCGCGTACTTTGCGACTTTCATGATGACTTGGGGAACATCCGCGCCatccgtgatgcttagtacCTGGTATAACAACAATATTGCCCATGAGGGTCGCCGTGTACTGTTGACTAGTATCGGCGTGCCATTGGCCAACTTGATGGGCTTGGTGAGCAGCAACTTGTTCCGGAAGCAAGATGCACCCAAGTATTACCCTGCGCTGATCAGCGTTGCTGCATTTGGTGCTACTGGCGCTTGTCTGACGGCTTCCCTGGCACTCTACATGTGGCTGGACAACAAACGACGCGACCGTAGTGATGGAGTCACCATTCGGGCACGGGACATTCCAACGGAGCGAATGAGAGATGGGCCGGCGTCTGCTGATTTCCGATGGTTTTTGTAG